A DNA window from Streptomyces bacillaris contains the following coding sequences:
- a CDS encoding NADP-dependent oxidoreductase: protein MKAISYSAYGSADVLEYGERPDPKVGPDAVLVKVRAAAVNPVDWKAREGFLQGGLEAVFPVIPGWDVSGVVVQPGVAVDEFAVGDEVIGYVREDFLSRGTFAEYVAAPVRTLARKPLSLSFEEAAGLPLAGLTAYQVLHRTLKIRDGDTVLVHAAAGGVGSLAVQIARHEGCRVIGTASERNHAYVRGLGGEPVTYGEGLAERLRELVPDGFDAAFDTVGGEALRVSAETPAEGGRLASIADSEVFSYGGRYAFVRPDAADLAQLAELAEQGIVTVHVDRVFPLDQAAEAYRLNQEGRTRGKIVVTVDWDA from the coding sequence ATGAAGGCGATCAGCTACAGCGCGTACGGCTCGGCCGATGTCCTGGAGTACGGCGAGCGGCCCGACCCCAAGGTCGGCCCCGACGCGGTCCTGGTGAAGGTGCGGGCCGCCGCCGTCAACCCGGTCGACTGGAAGGCCCGCGAGGGGTTCCTGCAGGGCGGCCTCGAAGCCGTCTTCCCGGTGATCCCCGGCTGGGACGTCTCCGGGGTCGTCGTGCAACCGGGCGTCGCCGTCGACGAGTTCGCGGTCGGGGACGAGGTGATCGGCTACGTCCGGGAGGACTTCCTCTCCCGCGGTACGTTCGCGGAGTACGTCGCCGCCCCCGTGCGCACCCTCGCCCGCAAACCGCTCAGCCTGAGCTTCGAGGAGGCCGCCGGGCTGCCGCTGGCCGGGCTCACCGCGTACCAGGTGCTGCACCGCACCCTGAAGATCCGCGACGGCGACACCGTCCTGGTCCACGCGGCGGCGGGCGGGGTCGGCTCCCTCGCCGTGCAGATCGCCCGCCACGAGGGGTGCCGGGTCATCGGCACCGCCAGCGAGCGTAACCACGCGTACGTACGCGGCCTGGGCGGCGAGCCCGTCACGTACGGGGAGGGCCTCGCCGAGCGGCTGCGGGAACTGGTCCCCGACGGTTTCGACGCGGCCTTCGACACCGTGGGCGGGGAGGCGCTGCGGGTCTCGGCGGAGACCCCGGCCGAGGGCGGCCGGCTCGCCTCGATCGCGGACAGCGAGGTGTTCTCGTACGGCGGCCGCTACGCCTTCGTCCGCCCCGACGCGGCCGACCTGGCCCAGCTCGCGGAACTGGCCGAACAGGGCATCGTCACCGTCCACGTGGACCGGGTCTTCCCGCTGGATCAGGCGGCCGAGGCGTACCGGCTCAACCAGGAGGGACGTACGCGGGGGAAGATCGTCGTCACGGTGGACTGGGACGCCTGA
- a CDS encoding phosphotransferase family protein yields MVTDRSDFLVPSPGGTPHEPRPPPGLDPELLRGHLDRERPGLVRGPLEARLIEGGRSNLTYTVTDGTGRWVVRRPPLGHVLATAHDMKREHRVIRALHPTAVPVPEPVLLCEDETVLGAPFYVMEHVEGVPYRTAEQLAPLGPERTRAAVLALVDTLVDLHAVDPEAVGLGDFGRPDGFLDRQLRRWGKQLDASRNRELAGIDELHASLGRELPASPAPTVVHGDYRLDNVLLGPDERINAVLDWEMSTLGDPLTDLGLLVMYSSDLGLPHSPVSTTSGAAGHPSPAELIERYAAGSGRDTSAISWYTAFAWFKLAVILEGIHYRYTLGQTVGAGFDRIGELVPVFIEHGLTTLQEG; encoded by the coding sequence ATGGTCACCGACCGTTCTGATTTCCTGGTCCCATCGCCCGGAGGTACGCCCCATGAGCCCCGTCCCCCACCAGGTCTCGACCCCGAGCTGCTGCGCGGCCATCTCGACCGCGAGCGCCCCGGGCTGGTGCGCGGGCCGCTGGAGGCCCGGCTGATCGAGGGCGGGCGGTCGAACCTCACGTACACCGTCACCGACGGGACCGGGCGGTGGGTGGTCCGCAGGCCGCCGCTGGGCCATGTGCTGGCCACCGCCCACGACATGAAGCGCGAGCACCGGGTGATCAGGGCCCTGCACCCCACCGCCGTCCCCGTGCCGGAGCCGGTCCTGCTCTGCGAGGACGAGACCGTGCTCGGTGCGCCCTTCTACGTCATGGAGCACGTCGAGGGCGTTCCGTACCGCACCGCCGAACAGCTCGCCCCGCTGGGTCCCGAGCGCACCCGGGCCGCCGTCCTCGCGCTCGTCGACACCCTGGTCGACCTGCACGCGGTGGACCCGGAGGCCGTGGGGCTCGGGGACTTCGGGCGGCCCGACGGGTTCCTGGACCGGCAGTTGCGGCGCTGGGGCAAGCAGCTGGACGCCTCCCGCAACCGGGAACTGGCCGGCATCGACGAGCTGCACGCCTCGCTCGGCCGCGAACTGCCCGCGTCGCCCGCGCCCACGGTCGTCCACGGCGACTACCGCCTGGACAACGTGCTGCTCGGCCCCGACGAGCGGATCAACGCCGTCCTGGACTGGGAGATGTCCACGCTGGGCGATCCGCTGACCGACCTCGGGCTGCTCGTGATGTACAGCTCCGACCTCGGTCTGCCGCACTCCCCCGTCTCCACCACCAGCGGCGCCGCCGGGCACCCCTCCCCCGCCGAGCTGATCGAGCGGTACGCCGCCGGGTCGGGCCGGGACACCTCCGCCATCTCCTGGTACACCGCGTTCGCCTGGTTCAAGCTCGCCGTGATCCTGGAGGGCATCCACTACCGCTACACCCTCGGCCAGACCGTCGGCGCGGGCTTCGACCGGATCGGTGAACTGGTCCCGGTCTTCATCGAGCACGGCCTCACCACCCTGCAGGAAGGCTGA
- a CDS encoding M28 family metallopeptidase: MRPNRLTLRRSPAAVAAVAVAALLSTAAPAAQAAAPATTATVAAAAAPDIPLANVKGHLTQFSTIAANNGGNRAHGRPGYKASVDYVRAKLDAAGYTTSLQQFTTSGAVGYNLIADWPGGDPNKVVMAGAHLDSVSSGAGINDNASGSAAVLETALAVSRAGYQPDKHLRFAWWGAEELGLIGSKYYVNNLPAAERSKISGYLNFDMIGSPNAGYFVYDDDPVIEKTFKDYFAGLGVPTEIETEGDGRSDHAPFKAAGVPVGGLFTGASRTKTAAQVQKWGGTQGQAFDRCYHTSCDTTANINDTALDRNSDAAAHAIWTLSAGSTGEPPTGTVFTNDADVAIPDAGAAVTSSITVSGRTGNAPAALQVGVDIKHTYRGDLVIDLLAPDGAAFRLKNSSSGDSADNVITTYTVNASAKAANGVWKLRVQDVYRSDTGYIDSWKLTF; encoded by the coding sequence ATGAGACCGAACCGCCTCACCCTGCGCAGATCCCCGGCGGCCGTCGCCGCCGTGGCCGTCGCGGCCCTGCTCTCCACCGCCGCGCCCGCCGCGCAGGCCGCCGCCCCGGCGACCACCGCCACGGTGGCAGCCGCCGCCGCGCCGGACATCCCGCTGGCCAACGTCAAGGGCCACCTCACGCAGTTCTCGACGATCGCCGCCAACAACGGCGGCAACCGCGCCCACGGCCGCCCCGGCTACAAGGCGTCCGTCGACTATGTGAGGGCCAAGCTCGACGCGGCCGGATACACCACGTCCCTCCAGCAGTTCACCACCAGCGGAGCCGTGGGCTACAACCTCATAGCCGACTGGCCCGGCGGCGACCCGAACAAGGTCGTGATGGCCGGAGCCCACCTGGACTCCGTCTCCTCCGGCGCCGGCATCAACGACAACGCCTCCGGCTCGGCCGCCGTCCTGGAGACCGCCCTCGCCGTCTCGCGCGCCGGGTACCAGCCCGACAAGCACCTGCGGTTCGCCTGGTGGGGAGCGGAGGAGCTGGGCCTGATCGGCTCCAAGTACTACGTCAACAACCTCCCGGCCGCCGAGCGTTCGAAGATCTCCGGCTACCTCAACTTCGACATGATCGGCTCGCCCAACGCCGGTTACTTCGTCTACGACGACGACCCGGTCATCGAGAAGACCTTCAAGGACTACTTCGCGGGCCTCGGCGTGCCCACCGAGATCGAGACCGAGGGCGACGGCCGCTCCGACCACGCCCCGTTCAAGGCTGCGGGCGTCCCCGTCGGCGGCCTCTTCACCGGCGCCAGCCGCACCAAGACCGCGGCCCAGGTGCAGAAGTGGGGCGGAACCCAGGGCCAGGCCTTCGACCGCTGCTACCACACCTCCTGCGACACCACGGCGAACATCAACGACACCGCCCTGGACCGCAACAGCGACGCCGCCGCCCACGCGATCTGGACCCTCTCCGCGGGCTCCACGGGCGAGCCGCCCACCGGCACCGTCTTCACCAACGACGCGGACGTCGCCATCCCGGACGCCGGGGCGGCCGTCACCTCCTCGATCACCGTCTCCGGACGGACCGGCAACGCCCCCGCCGCACTCCAGGTGGGCGTGGACATCAAGCACACCTACCGCGGTGACCTGGTGATCGACCTGCTGGCCCCGGACGGCGCCGCCTTCCGGCTGAAGAACTCCAGCAGCGGCGACTCGGCGGACAACGTCATCACGACGTACACCGTCAACGCCTCCGCCAAGGCGGCCAACGGCGTCTGGAAGCTCCGGGTGCAGGACGTCTACCGGTCCGACACCGGCTACATCGACAGCTGGAAGCTCACCTTCTGA
- a CDS encoding DUF202 domain-containing protein — MTVVRDGGGGRSEGGGGERDPGLQPERTRLAWRRTTLSATVVALLAGRQALHSGATPAALVAVALTAVAWLGFLAVAHRRVQRLGVARPEPFAPRGALTAALCTVAFAVFAVAMLF; from the coding sequence GTGACGGTCGTACGGGACGGGGGCGGGGGCCGTAGCGAAGGCGGAGGCGGGGAGCGGGATCCCGGGCTGCAGCCCGAGCGGACCCGGCTCGCGTGGCGGCGTACCACGCTCTCCGCCACGGTCGTGGCGCTGCTCGCCGGGCGGCAGGCGCTGCACAGCGGTGCGACCCCGGCCGCGCTGGTGGCGGTGGCGCTGACCGCCGTGGCCTGGCTGGGGTTCCTGGCGGTGGCCCACCGCAGGGTGCAGCGCCTGGGCGTCGCCCGGCCGGAGCCGTTCGCGCCGCGCGGGGCGCTGACGGCGGCGCTGTGCACGGTGGCGTTCGCGGTGTTCGCGGTGGCCATGCTGTTCTGA
- a CDS encoding class I adenylate-forming enzyme family protein, whose protein sequence is MTDPAPTGSRYAARPWLALLGEAQRAPVTPPPTVLHAFRAAAGRAPDRTALAYFDGRLSYREADALSDSVAGHLAARGLRRGDRVAVMLQNSPHFVLALLGAWKAGATVVPLNPMYRSGEVGHALRDAGVTALVCSDRAWAEYLRETAAAAPDLRIALTACERDLQSVDDPRVFRSERLPAPGPDDPADDLLAVARAGHAPPAGREPAAADTALISYTSGTSGTPKGAMNSHANIAYNAERQRVGQPVPEGSGYFALAPLFHITGMVCQFAACTANAGTLVLTHRFEPGVVLEAFAAHRPAYAIGPAAAFMALAAHPDATPDHFASFRQLSSGGAPLPPALVERFRAGFGPYLRNGYGLTECTAPCASVPPGREAPVDPVSGTLSVGVPGADTVARILDEAGREVPFGEQGEIAVRGPQVVPGYWNLPEATAAAFPDGELRTGDIGFMDAAGWLYVVDRKKDMINASGFKVWPREVEDVLYTHPAVREAAVVGVPDAYRGETVRAYVSLRPGTSVEPGELGTYCKERLAAYKYPREVEILTELPKTTSGKILRRELRSSR, encoded by the coding sequence ATGACCGACCCGGCCCCCACCGGCTCCCGTTACGCCGCCAGGCCCTGGCTCGCCCTGCTCGGCGAGGCCCAGCGCGCCCCGGTCACCCCGCCCCCGACCGTGCTGCACGCCTTCCGGGCCGCCGCCGGACGGGCCCCGGACCGTACGGCCCTCGCCTACTTCGACGGGCGCCTGAGCTACCGGGAGGCCGACGCGCTCTCCGACTCGGTGGCAGGACACCTCGCCGCCCGGGGGCTGCGGCGCGGCGACCGGGTCGCGGTCATGCTCCAGAACAGCCCGCACTTCGTCCTGGCGCTCCTCGGCGCGTGGAAGGCCGGGGCCACCGTCGTACCGCTCAATCCGATGTACCGGTCCGGCGAGGTGGGCCACGCGCTGCGCGACGCCGGGGTCACCGCACTGGTCTGCTCGGACCGGGCCTGGGCGGAGTACCTGCGGGAGACCGCGGCCGCCGCCCCGGATCTGCGCATCGCGCTCACCGCCTGCGAGCGGGACCTCCAGAGCGTGGACGACCCCCGGGTCTTCCGCTCCGAGCGGCTTCCCGCCCCCGGACCCGACGATCCGGCCGACGATCTGCTGGCCGTCGCCCGCGCCGGTCACGCACCCCCGGCCGGGCGGGAGCCGGCCGCCGCCGACACCGCGCTGATCAGCTACACCTCCGGGACCAGCGGCACCCCCAAGGGCGCCATGAACTCCCACGCCAACATCGCGTACAACGCCGAGCGGCAGCGCGTCGGGCAGCCCGTCCCCGAGGGGTCCGGCTACTTCGCGCTCGCCCCGCTCTTCCACATCACCGGCATGGTCTGCCAGTTCGCCGCCTGCACGGCCAACGCGGGCACGCTGGTCCTGACCCACCGCTTCGAGCCGGGCGTCGTCCTCGAAGCCTTCGCCGCCCACCGCCCCGCCTACGCGATCGGCCCCGCCGCCGCCTTCATGGCCCTGGCCGCCCACCCGGACGCCACCCCGGACCACTTCGCCTCCTTCCGGCAGCTCTCCTCCGGCGGCGCCCCGCTGCCGCCCGCGCTGGTGGAGCGGTTCCGCGCCGGCTTCGGCCCGTATCTGCGCAACGGCTACGGCCTCACCGAGTGCACCGCCCCCTGCGCCTCCGTCCCGCCCGGCCGGGAGGCCCCGGTGGACCCGGTCTCCGGGACCCTCTCCGTCGGGGTGCCCGGCGCCGACACGGTCGCACGGATCCTCGACGAGGCGGGGCGTGAGGTGCCCTTCGGGGAGCAGGGCGAGATCGCCGTGCGCGGCCCCCAGGTCGTCCCCGGCTACTGGAACCTCCCCGAGGCCACGGCCGCCGCCTTCCCGGACGGCGAGCTGCGCACCGGCGACATCGGGTTCATGGACGCGGCGGGGTGGCTCTACGTCGTCGACCGCAAGAAGGACATGATCAACGCCTCCGGCTTCAAGGTCTGGCCGCGCGAGGTGGAGGACGTCCTGTACACCCACCCGGCGGTGCGCGAGGCGGCGGTCGTGGGCGTGCCCGACGCGTACCGGGGGGAGACCGTACGGGCCTATGTCAGTCTGCGTCCGGGCACATCCGTCGAACCGGGCGAGCTGGGGACGTACTGCAAGGAAAGGCTCGCCGCGTACAAGTATCCGCGCGAGGTGGAGATCCTGACCGAGCTGCCGAAGACCACGAGTGGGAAGATCCTCAGGCGGGAACTGCGTTCCTCCCGTTAG
- a CDS encoding TetR/AcrR family transcriptional regulator has product MAKATEQNGTPVPQRLLATATRLFAERGYDRTSVQEIVEAAGVTKGALYHYFGSKEDLLQEVYARVLRLQQERLDAFADADAPVEQRLRDAAADVVVTTIDNLDDAAIFFRSMHHLSPEKNKQVRVERRRYHERFRALIEEGQRSGVFSTATPADLVVDYHFGSVHHLSTWYRPDGPLTREQVAGHLADLLLRALRP; this is encoded by the coding sequence ATGGCCAAGGCGACGGAGCAGAACGGCACGCCCGTCCCCCAGAGGCTGCTGGCCACCGCCACCCGGCTCTTCGCCGAGCGCGGGTACGACCGCACCTCGGTGCAGGAGATCGTCGAGGCGGCGGGCGTCACCAAGGGGGCGCTCTACCACTACTTCGGCTCCAAGGAGGACCTGCTCCAGGAGGTGTACGCCCGGGTGCTGCGGCTCCAGCAGGAGCGGCTCGACGCCTTCGCGGACGCCGACGCCCCCGTCGAGCAGCGGCTGCGCGACGCGGCGGCCGACGTGGTCGTCACGACCATCGACAACCTGGACGACGCGGCGATCTTCTTCCGCTCCATGCACCACCTGAGCCCGGAGAAGAACAAGCAGGTACGGGTGGAGCGCCGCCGCTACCACGAGCGGTTCCGGGCTCTGATCGAGGAGGGCCAGCGCAGCGGTGTCTTCTCCACCGCCACCCCCGCCGACCTGGTGGTCGACTACCACTTCGGCTCGGTCCACCACCTCTCCACCTGGTACCGCCCGGACGGCCCGCTCACCCGCGAGCAGGTCGCCGGCCACCTCGCGGACCTGCTGCTGCGGGCCCTGCGCCCGTAG
- a CDS encoding YidH family protein, with protein MNKIAQSVRLWFAPQRIREEGATPDYRFSLANERTFLAWIRTALALIGGGFAVDQFLPDLAWGVRAGLAVGLLAAGVLCALRAVNHWVRCERAMRRGEDLPVSRFPTVLGLVVAVAAVVMVVVVLFGWESR; from the coding sequence GTGAACAAGATCGCGCAGAGCGTACGCCTGTGGTTCGCGCCGCAGCGGATCCGGGAGGAGGGGGCCACCCCCGACTACCGGTTCTCCCTGGCCAACGAGCGCACGTTCCTCGCCTGGATCAGGACGGCCCTCGCCCTGATCGGCGGCGGCTTCGCCGTGGACCAGTTCCTGCCCGACCTGGCCTGGGGCGTCCGGGCGGGGCTCGCCGTCGGGCTGCTCGCCGCCGGTGTGCTGTGCGCGCTGCGGGCGGTCAACCACTGGGTGCGGTGCGAGCGGGCGATGCGGCGCGGGGAGGATCTGCCGGTCTCCCGCTTCCCGACGGTGCTCGGCCTGGTGGTCGCGGTGGCGGCCGTCGTGATGGTGGTGGTGGTCCTCTTCGGCTGGGAGAGCCGGTGA
- a CDS encoding exo-beta-N-acetylmuramidase NamZ family protein: MNLSRRGVLAAGGALGALAATGSAPAAASAASVRDRGRPRVRTGFDRLAADGYRLLRGRKVGIVTNPTGVTADVRHIVDVMHEDARVNLTAVFGPEHGFRGTAQAGGSEGRYDDPATGLPVYDTYLKSGQDLADIFTASGVDTVLFDIQDAGARFYTYIWTLYDCMEAAALAGKRLVVLDRPNPVTGRAALGPVLDPAFATFVGRREIAQAHGMTVAELALLFNAEFLHENPVRLEVVMMSGWRRSDFFDATGLPWVPPSPNMPTPETALVYSGTCLFEGTNLSEGRGTTRPFELLGAEGIDRHWAAAANALRLPGVAFREAYFAPTFSKFQGKTVGGVQVHVQDREVFDPVRTGIGLLVTAKRTWSGFAWRPDNWIDKLTGNTRVRTMIDAGADTDAVVAAWQADLTAFRAKRRRYLRYGG; the protein is encoded by the coding sequence ATGAATCTGTCCCGACGTGGTGTGCTGGCGGCGGGCGGCGCCCTGGGAGCACTGGCGGCGACCGGCAGCGCTCCCGCCGCCGCATCGGCCGCTTCCGTACGGGACCGGGGCCGCCCCCGGGTCCGTACCGGCTTCGACCGGCTGGCCGCCGACGGCTACCGGCTGCTGCGCGGCCGGAAGGTGGGGATCGTCACCAACCCGACCGGGGTCACCGCCGACGTACGGCACATCGTCGACGTGATGCACGAGGACGCCCGGGTGAACCTGACCGCCGTCTTCGGCCCCGAACACGGCTTCCGGGGCACCGCGCAGGCGGGCGGTTCGGAGGGCCGGTACGACGACCCGGCGACCGGGCTGCCGGTCTACGACACGTACCTCAAGAGCGGCCAGGACCTCGCGGACATCTTCACCGCGTCGGGCGTGGACACGGTGCTCTTCGACATCCAGGACGCGGGCGCCCGCTTCTACACGTACATCTGGACGCTGTACGACTGCATGGAGGCGGCCGCGCTCGCGGGCAAGCGGCTGGTGGTGCTGGACCGGCCGAACCCGGTGACCGGGCGGGCGGCGCTGGGGCCGGTGCTGGACCCGGCGTTCGCCACGTTCGTCGGCCGCCGGGAGATCGCCCAGGCGCACGGGATGACGGTGGCGGAGCTGGCGCTGCTCTTCAACGCGGAGTTCCTGCACGAGAACCCGGTGCGGCTGGAGGTGGTGATGATGTCCGGGTGGCGGCGGTCGGACTTCTTCGACGCGACCGGGCTGCCGTGGGTGCCGCCGAGCCCGAACATGCCGACGCCGGAGACAGCCCTCGTCTACTCCGGCACCTGCCTCTTCGAGGGCACCAACCTCTCCGAGGGCCGGGGCACCACACGCCCCTTCGAACTGCTGGGCGCGGAGGGCATCGACCGCCACTGGGCCGCCGCAGCCAACGCGCTGCGGCTGCCGGGGGTCGCCTTCCGGGAAGCGTACTTCGCGCCGACGTTCTCCAAGTTCCAGGGGAAGACGGTGGGCGGGGTGCAGGTGCACGTCCAGGACCGGGAGGTCTTCGACCCGGTCCGTACGGGCATCGGCCTGCTGGTGACGGCGAAGCGGACGTGGAGCGGGTTCGCCTGGCGCCCGGACAACTGGATCGACAAGCTCACCGGGAACACCAGGGTCCGCACCATGATCGACGCGGGGGCGGACACGGACGCGGTGGTGGCCGCGTGGCAGGCGGACCTGACGGCGTTCCGGGCGAAGCGGCGGAGGTATCTGCGGTACGGAGGGTAG
- a CDS encoding acyl-CoA dehydrogenase family protein — MDFAFDARTEELRSRLLTFMDEHVYPAEPVAEEQRALLASPWDTPAVVGELKAEARRQGLWNLFLPDAAYGAGLTNLQYAPLAEITGRSPHLAPTATNCAAPDTGNMEVLFQFGTEEQRKQWLEPLLAGEIRSAFAMTEPEVASSDATNIETRMIRDGDDYVINGRKWYISGAMNPDCAVFIVMGKTDPDGNDLRRQQSMILVPRDTPGVEVRRAMRVYGYEDHSHGGHAEVVFHDVRVPVANLVGEEGGGFAIAQARLGPGRIHHCMRLIGMAERAIELMCRRAVDRTAFGKPLAAQGVVQNWIADARVTVEQLRLLVLKTAWLMDTVGNKGAHTEIQAIKIATPRAVVDILDSAVQLHGAGGVSQDFPLAELWASARTLRLADGPDEVHQRSLARREIKKYV; from the coding sequence ATGGACTTCGCATTCGACGCCCGTACCGAGGAGCTGCGCTCCCGGCTGCTCACCTTCATGGACGAGCACGTGTATCCGGCCGAGCCGGTCGCAGAGGAGCAGCGGGCGCTGCTCGCCTCGCCGTGGGACACGCCCGCGGTCGTCGGGGAGCTGAAGGCCGAGGCGCGGCGGCAGGGGCTGTGGAACCTCTTCCTGCCGGACGCGGCGTACGGGGCCGGGCTGACGAACCTCCAGTACGCGCCGCTCGCGGAGATCACCGGCCGCTCCCCGCACCTCGCGCCGACCGCGACGAACTGCGCGGCGCCGGACACCGGGAACATGGAGGTGCTCTTCCAGTTCGGCACGGAGGAGCAGAGGAAGCAGTGGCTGGAGCCGCTGCTCGCCGGGGAGATCCGCTCCGCGTTCGCGATGACGGAGCCGGAGGTGGCGTCCTCGGACGCGACGAACATCGAGACCCGGATGATCCGGGACGGCGATGACTACGTCATCAACGGACGCAAGTGGTACATCTCCGGGGCGATGAACCCCGACTGCGCGGTCTTCATCGTGATGGGCAAGACCGACCCGGACGGGAACGACCTCCGCCGCCAGCAGTCGATGATCCTGGTGCCGCGCGACACCCCGGGCGTCGAGGTGCGGCGGGCGATGCGGGTGTACGGGTACGAGGACCACTCCCACGGGGGCCACGCGGAGGTGGTCTTCCACGACGTGCGGGTGCCGGTGGCCAACCTGGTCGGGGAGGAGGGCGGCGGCTTCGCCATCGCCCAGGCGCGGCTGGGGCCGGGGCGGATCCACCACTGCATGCGGCTGATCGGGATGGCGGAGCGGGCCATCGAGCTGATGTGCCGCCGGGCGGTGGACCGTACGGCGTTCGGCAAGCCGCTGGCCGCGCAGGGGGTCGTGCAGAACTGGATCGCGGACGCCCGGGTGACGGTGGAGCAGTTGCGGCTGCTGGTGCTGAAGACGGCCTGGCTGATGGACACCGTGGGCAACAAGGGCGCGCACACGGAGATCCAGGCCATCAAGATCGCCACTCCGCGCGCGGTGGTGGACATCCTGGACTCGGCGGTGCAGTTGCACGGGGCGGGTGGGGTGAGCCAGGACTTCCCGCTGGCGGAGCTGTGGGCCTCGGCGCGGACGCTGCGGCTGGCGGACGGGCCGGACGAGGTGCACCAGCGGTCGCTGGCCCGGCGGGAGATCAAGAAGTACGTGTGA
- a CDS encoding SDR family oxidoreductase yields MTTGGADTVRGAGVVVTGAAGGIGAALARRFAGQGARVVVNDLDPARIEPLAKEIGGIAVTGDASHIVEAARDALDGTVDIYCANAGLASPGDVFADEEVWAAAWDVNVMAHVRAARALLPQWLERGDGRFVTTASAAGLLTMIGAAPYSVTKHGAVAFAEWLSLTYRHRGVKVHAICPQGVRTDMLTAAGSAGELVLAPGAIEPDAVADALFDAMAADRFLVLPHPEVAGYYRARAEDPDRWMGNMNRLQQKWEATGP; encoded by the coding sequence ATGACGACAGGTGGGGCGGACACGGTGCGGGGTGCCGGTGTGGTGGTCACGGGGGCCGCGGGCGGCATCGGCGCCGCCCTGGCCCGCCGGTTCGCCGGGCAGGGCGCGCGGGTCGTCGTCAACGACCTGGACCCCGCCCGTATCGAACCGCTCGCGAAGGAGATCGGCGGGATCGCCGTCACCGGGGACGCCTCGCACATCGTGGAAGCCGCCCGGGACGCGCTGGACGGCACGGTGGACATCTACTGCGCCAACGCCGGACTCGCCTCGCCCGGTGACGTGTTCGCGGACGAGGAGGTCTGGGCAGCCGCCTGGGACGTCAACGTGATGGCCCACGTCCGCGCGGCCAGGGCCCTGCTGCCGCAGTGGCTGGAGCGCGGCGACGGGCGGTTCGTCACCACCGCCTCCGCCGCCGGACTGCTGACGATGATCGGCGCGGCCCCCTACAGCGTCACCAAGCACGGGGCGGTCGCCTTCGCGGAGTGGCTCTCGCTCACCTACCGCCACCGCGGCGTCAAGGTCCACGCGATCTGCCCGCAGGGGGTGCGGACGGATATGCTCACCGCCGCGGGTTCGGCCGGTGAGCTGGTGCTCGCCCCCGGGGCCATCGAGCCGGACGCCGTCGCCGACGCGCTGTTCGACGCGATGGCGGCCGACCGCTTCCTGGTCCTGCCGCACCCCGAGGTCGCCGGGTACTACCGGGCCCGCGCCGAGGACCCCGACCGATGGATGGGCAACATGAACCGCCTCCAGCAGAAGTGGGAGGCGACCGGTCCATGA